A DNA window from Gillisia sp. Hel1_33_143 contains the following coding sequences:
- a CDS encoding SDR family oxidoreductase: MEKILIAGATGSTGKRIIEILNSSTSFEPIALIRKEEQKEVFEDMGVTTVMGDLEKDLDHTVKGIDRVIFAAGSGGNTGEDKTIAVDQEGAKRLIDAAKKANIKKFIMLSAMGADNPSSNEDLKTYLEAKANADDYLRESGLDYTIVRPGALTDDLGLAKVKLGEKLNERGEISRDDVAFLLVMSLADPLVKNKTFEALEGREPIKNALIDMSQA, encoded by the coding sequence ATGGAAAAGATATTAATTGCCGGAGCTACCGGAAGTACAGGGAAAAGAATCATTGAAATTTTAAATAGCTCTACTAGCTTTGAACCTATTGCTCTTATAAGAAAAGAGGAACAAAAAGAGGTTTTTGAAGATATGGGAGTTACCACAGTAATGGGAGACCTGGAAAAAGATCTAGATCACACCGTGAAAGGAATAGACCGAGTAATCTTTGCAGCAGGATCTGGAGGAAATACCGGAGAAGACAAAACGATAGCAGTAGATCAAGAAGGAGCTAAAAGATTGATAGATGCGGCTAAAAAAGCCAATATTAAGAAATTTATTATGCTAAGCGCCATGGGTGCAGATAATCCTTCTTCTAATGAAGATCTTAAAACATATCTTGAAGCAAAAGCAAACGCAGATGATTATCTTAGAGAAAGCGGATTGGATTATACCATAGTTCGTCCGGGAGCTTTAACAGATGATCTCGGACTTGCAAAAGTAAAACTTGGAGAGAAACTGAATGAACGCGGTGAGATCTCTAGAGATGATGTTGCCTTTTTATTGGTAATGAGTCTTGCAGATCCTTTGGTTAAGAATAAGACATTTGAAGCTTTGGAAGGTAGAGAACCAATTAAAAATGCTTTGATAGATATGAGTCAGGCATAG
- a CDS encoding VOC family protein, translating to MKNRVTGIGGIFFKSKDPEAARNWYNKHLGFDTNQWGSTFWWKDNHGKDSSTQWSPFKDDTTYFEPSKKEFMMNFRVEDLDELLDALKEEGVHVFEERQDVEEGKFGWILDPEGNKIELWQPNDKALK from the coding sequence ATGAAAAATAGAGTAACCGGTATAGGAGGAATATTTTTTAAATCTAAAGATCCAGAGGCAGCTAGAAATTGGTATAATAAACATTTAGGTTTTGATACTAACCAATGGGGAAGTACATTTTGGTGGAAAGACAATCATGGGAAGGATAGTTCTACACAATGGAGCCCGTTTAAAGATGATACCACCTATTTTGAACCTTCTAAAAAAGAGTTTATGATGAATTTTAGGGTTGAAGATCTCGATGAGCTATTAGATGCATTAAAGGAGGAGGGGGTTCATGTTTTTGAAGAAAGACAAGATGTAGAAGAAGGGAAATTTGGATGGATCTTAGATCCTGAAGGCAATAAAATAGAGTTATGGCAACCTAATGATAAGGCTCTGAAATAA
- a CDS encoding 2-hydroxyacid dehydrogenase — translation MRILHADSNHPLMIEMLEKAGHENIEAYTWSKEEILEKQHLFDGIIIRSRFKIEKDFIDAAPNLKFIARVGAGLESIDVPYAESKGIALFSAPEGNSNAVGEHALGMLLSLFNKLNKADREVRKGFWHREDNRGIELDGRTVGIIGYGNMGKAFAKKLRGFDVEVLCYDIKANVGDENASQVPLDKFLQKVEVVSLHTPWTPQTDKMINSDFINKFKKPFWLLNTARGNSVVTADLVHAIIEGKILGAGLDVLEFEKSSFENLFVDENLPESLRELMFFENVLLSPHVAGWTVESHRKLATTIVDKIIAKFGIRNQ, via the coding sequence ATGAGAATTCTTCACGCAGACAGCAATCATCCATTAATGATAGAAATGCTCGAAAAAGCCGGGCATGAAAATATTGAAGCTTATACTTGGAGCAAAGAAGAGATACTAGAAAAACAGCATTTGTTTGATGGTATCATCATCAGAAGCAGATTCAAGATCGAAAAAGATTTTATAGATGCAGCTCCTAATTTAAAATTTATAGCCAGAGTGGGTGCCGGCTTGGAAAGTATAGACGTACCGTATGCCGAGAGTAAAGGTATAGCACTTTTTTCTGCTCCGGAAGGGAATAGCAATGCAGTAGGAGAACATGCTTTAGGAATGCTATTATCTTTATTTAATAAACTGAATAAAGCCGATAGAGAAGTAAGAAAGGGTTTTTGGCATCGGGAGGATAATCGCGGAATTGAGTTGGATGGCAGAACAGTGGGGATTATTGGATATGGCAACATGGGGAAAGCATTCGCTAAAAAACTTCGTGGCTTTGATGTAGAAGTGCTTTGTTATGACATTAAAGCAAATGTGGGAGATGAAAATGCTTCTCAGGTACCCTTAGATAAATTTCTACAGAAAGTCGAGGTGGTGAGCTTACACACGCCGTGGACTCCGCAAACTGATAAGATGATAAATTCAGACTTTATCAATAAATTTAAAAAACCTTTTTGGTTACTAAATACCGCGAGGGGAAATAGCGTAGTAACAGCAGATCTGGTACATGCAATTATAGAAGGGAAAATTCTTGGAGCCGGATTGGATGTATTAGAATTTGAAAAGAGCTCTTTTGAAAATCTCTTTGTAGATGAGAATTTGCCGGAATCACTTAGGGAGTTAATGTTCTTCGAGAATGTTTTATTAAGTCCGCATGTAGCCGGATGGACGGTAGAATCTCATAGAAAACTAGCAACGACTATTGTAGATAAGATCATCGCCAAATTTGGAATAAGAAACCAATAA
- a CDS encoding cupin domain-containing protein, translating into MKTINIQEKLTKFSDHWHPHQIAVVNDMQVLLAKVSGEFVWHVHDEEDELFQVVKGKLYIQFEDRIEILEKGEMLVVPKGVKHCPKTDEGEEVHIMLFEKLTLKHTGNVESTLTVDDYPKI; encoded by the coding sequence ATGAAGACCATCAATATACAAGAAAAGCTTACCAAATTTAGCGATCATTGGCATCCACACCAGATCGCTGTGGTTAATGATATGCAGGTGTTGTTGGCTAAAGTTTCAGGTGAATTTGTGTGGCATGTGCACGATGAGGAAGATGAACTTTTTCAGGTAGTGAAGGGGAAATTATATATTCAATTTGAAGATAGAATCGAAATTTTAGAAAAAGGAGAAATGTTGGTGGTTCCAAAAGGAGTGAAGCATTGCCCCAAAACAGATGAAGGGGAAGAAGTACATATTATGCTTTTCGAAAAACTTACCTTAAAACATACCGGAAACGTAGAGAGTACTTTAACCGTAGACGACTATCCTAAAATATAA
- the mgtE gene encoding magnesium transporter — translation MQFEVTEELIEKIESLIEQKNDEELLLHLDEVHHADIAEILSDLDLDDATYIVKLLDSVKTSEALMELEESVRLRILENLSPKEIAEELEEMDTDDAADIISELSEERQQKVISHIEDEEHADNIVELLRYDEDSAGGLMAKELVKVNENWNVTGCMSEMRAQAENVTRVHSIYVVDDRNRLKGRLSLKDLLTAPSKANISDVYIPKVDYVNVHTEGEEVARIMQKYDLEAIPVVDEMGRLVGRITIDDIVDFIKDEAEKDYQMAAGISEDVEADDSIWRLTRARLPWLILALFGGFISVTVLGTFSSAMEKHAALFFFVPLIAAMAGNVGVQSSAIVLQGLANKTLKGSLFSRLLKEVTLSLFNGVVLAVILGIGGIFLLGFDLTFGLTVGISLISVIVIASLIGTFVPIMLDRVGIDPAMATGPFITTSNDICGILIYFTIAQLILGF, via the coding sequence ATGCAATTTGAAGTTACAGAGGAACTAATTGAAAAAATAGAATCTCTTATTGAGCAAAAGAACGATGAGGAATTGTTGTTGCATCTTGATGAGGTTCACCATGCAGATATTGCAGAGATCCTTTCTGACCTTGATCTTGATGATGCTACGTATATTGTAAAGCTTTTAGATAGCGTAAAAACTTCTGAAGCTCTTATGGAGCTGGAAGAAAGCGTTAGGCTCAGAATTCTTGAGAATCTCTCTCCAAAAGAGATCGCTGAAGAATTGGAGGAAATGGATACCGATGATGCTGCAGATATTATTTCTGAACTTTCAGAAGAACGTCAGCAAAAGGTAATTTCTCATATAGAAGATGAAGAGCATGCAGATAATATTGTTGAGTTATTAAGGTATGACGAAGATTCTGCAGGGGGTTTAATGGCGAAGGAGTTGGTAAAGGTAAACGAGAATTGGAACGTTACCGGATGCATGAGTGAAATGCGAGCTCAGGCAGAAAATGTTACCAGAGTACATTCTATTTATGTAGTAGATGATAGAAACAGATTGAAAGGAAGACTTTCTTTAAAAGATCTACTTACAGCTCCAAGTAAGGCAAACATTAGCGACGTTTATATTCCCAAAGTAGATTATGTAAATGTGCATACCGAAGGAGAGGAAGTGGCCAGGATCATGCAGAAATATGACTTGGAAGCAATTCCGGTGGTAGATGAAATGGGCAGATTGGTTGGTAGAATTACTATTGATGATATTGTAGATTTTATAAAGGATGAAGCCGAGAAAGATTACCAAATGGCTGCGGGTATTTCTGAAGACGTAGAAGCAGATGATAGTATTTGGAGACTTACACGTGCCCGATTGCCGTGGTTGATACTGGCACTATTTGGAGGATTTATAAGTGTTACAGTTCTAGGTACATTCTCTTCTGCAATGGAGAAGCATGCTGCATTATTTTTCTTTGTTCCATTAATAGCCGCAATGGCTGGAAATGTGGGAGTACAATCTTCAGCTATAGTTTTGCAAGGTTTAGCGAATAAAACCTTGAAAGGTTCTCTCTTCAGCAGATTATTAAAAGAGGTTACGTTGAGTCTTTTTAACGGAGTGGTATTGGCCGTAATTCTTGGTATTGGAGGAATATTTCTTTTAGGGTTTGATCTAACTTTTGGACTTACTGTTGGAATATCTTTAATATCAGTAATCGTAATCGCATCTCTTATAGGAACTTTTGTGCCTATTATGTTAGACAGAGTAGGGATAGATCCTGCCATGGCTACAGGTCCATTCATTACCACAAGCAATGATATCTGCGGAATTTTGATCTACTTTACCATTGCGCAACTTATTCTTGGATTCTAA
- the rsmA gene encoding 16S rRNA (adenine(1518)-N(6)/adenine(1519)-N(6))-dimethyltransferase RsmA: MKNNKKKSYSGKDKKYGQQKNSSKFPEEIVEGSVRAKKHLGQHFLTDETVAEKIANSLTYSGYKNVLEIGPGMGVLTKYVIKKDVDLHVIEIDTESVTYLNDNFPDLQGKIHEKDFLRYDIKEIFGEDAFAIIGNFPYNISTQIVFKTLENRHQIPEFSGMFQKEVAQRIAAPHGNKTYGILSVLTQAFYDVTYLFTVPPGVFNPPPKVDSGVIRLSRKENFTLPCNEALFFRVVKTAFQQRRKTLRNSLKIFQLPDEIREDVVFNERPEQLSTQQFIDLTLKIQPYAI; encoded by the coding sequence ATGAAAAATAATAAAAAGAAGTCCTATTCAGGTAAAGACAAGAAATACGGACAGCAAAAGAATTCCTCTAAATTTCCGGAAGAAATAGTAGAAGGTTCTGTAAGAGCTAAAAAACATCTGGGGCAACATTTTCTAACCGATGAGACCGTAGCAGAAAAAATTGCCAATTCGTTAACCTATTCTGGATATAAGAATGTGCTGGAAATAGGCCCGGGAATGGGAGTGCTTACTAAATATGTTATTAAGAAGGATGTAGATCTTCACGTTATAGAAATAGATACCGAGAGTGTAACGTACTTAAATGATAATTTTCCTGATCTACAAGGCAAGATTCATGAAAAAGATTTTTTAAGGTATGATATTAAAGAGATCTTTGGGGAAGATGCATTTGCGATAATTGGTAACTTTCCTTATAATATTTCAACACAAATTGTGTTCAAAACTTTAGAAAATAGACATCAGATCCCAGAATTTTCTGGGATGTTCCAGAAAGAGGTGGCGCAAAGAATAGCAGCCCCTCATGGAAATAAAACTTATGGGATACTTTCAGTATTAACACAAGCATTTTATGATGTTACCTATCTTTTTACTGTACCTCCGGGAGTTTTCAATCCGCCGCCAAAGGTAGACAGTGGAGTGATTAGATTATCCAGAAAAGAGAATTTCACCCTTCCGTGTAATGAGGCATTATTCTTTAGAGTGGTGAAAACAGCATTTCAGCAACGTAGAAAAACCTTAAGAAATAGCTTAAAGATCTTTCAATTACCAGACGAGATAAGGGAAGATGTTGTTTTTAATGAACGCCCGGAACAATTAAGCACGCAACAATTTATAGATCTTACCCTAAAAATTCAGCCTTATGCAATTTGA
- a CDS encoding DUF4286 family protein: MYIYNVTINIQEDIHEEWLLWMKNEHIPEMLDTKKFSKALMTKVLVNEEMGGITYSVQYTADSKELLESYKAENAADLRAKTKRFEGKFVAFRTELEIVSEQ, from the coding sequence ATGTATATATATAACGTAACAATCAATATTCAGGAAGATATTCATGAAGAATGGCTTTTATGGATGAAAAATGAGCATATTCCAGAAATGCTTGATACTAAGAAATTTTCTAAAGCTTTAATGACTAAAGTTTTGGTTAATGAGGAAATGGGAGGAATTACTTACTCGGTACAATATACTGCAGATAGTAAAGAGCTTTTGGAAAGTTATAAAGCAGAAAATGCAGCAGATCTAAGAGCAAAAACCAAACGTTTTGAAGGTAAATTTGTAGCTTTTAGAACAGAGCTTGAGATTGTAAGCGAACAATAA
- a CDS encoding tetratricopeptide repeat protein: MAKNYMDQGEYEKALKTYEQLVKNDPRNQLYFFGLINSYQQLEDFTVAEKLLQEKLSASNDPIYLIELGHNLELQKLNEKANSYYEKALVTIAQNVNYSYSLARSFEKYSLLDYAEKAYKNGMAGNSMMRFEIPLARIYGEQGKLDQMFEAFLALIEKEPELSTTIIREFDRYITNDASNEANLILKKAILKRLQQNQGIVFTEILSWLFIQQKDFNKAFVQEKAIYKRGNKNLQRIIQLAVISRSEEDLETSKEVLEFIIGEDPPGNILLQAKQLLLNMKVQTASKNEYEEIAKDFDLVLEEFGNGEETLSIQIDRANFIAFQLENVKKAEDLLLELAARTNSNYQLASVKMALADILVIAQKFNQALINYSQVQNLVKNDELAQEARYKVAKTSYYKGDFEWAKSQLDVLKASSTQLIANNALELSLLIQENSLEDSTQTALKLYAHADLLIFQNKKEAAIKILEELLQQHKGDKIEDEALLKQAALYVELQQYEKAETNYLKILEYYPDDILGDNATYLLADLYNGPLGKPEKAKDFYEQIIFNYADSIYFVDARNKYRSLRGDLPD, encoded by the coding sequence TTGGCTAAGAATTATATGGATCAGGGGGAGTATGAAAAAGCCTTAAAAACCTATGAGCAGCTGGTTAAAAATGATCCTCGAAATCAGCTTTATTTCTTCGGACTCATAAATTCGTATCAGCAATTAGAAGATTTTACTGTTGCAGAGAAACTTCTTCAAGAAAAACTTAGTGCCAGTAATGATCCTATTTACCTCATTGAACTAGGTCATAATCTTGAACTTCAAAAGCTAAATGAAAAGGCTAATAGCTATTATGAAAAAGCTTTAGTGACTATAGCTCAAAATGTAAATTACTCCTATTCTTTGGCTCGTAGTTTTGAGAAATATAGCTTGTTGGATTATGCTGAAAAAGCTTATAAGAATGGAATGGCCGGAAATTCTATGATGCGATTTGAAATTCCGTTAGCAAGAATTTATGGGGAACAGGGAAAGCTAGATCAAATGTTCGAAGCATTTCTAGCTCTTATTGAAAAAGAACCTGAATTAAGTACTACTATAATTCGAGAATTTGACAGGTATATAACTAATGACGCTAGTAATGAGGCAAACCTAATATTAAAAAAAGCTATTTTAAAGAGGCTTCAGCAAAACCAAGGAATTGTTTTTACTGAGATCTTGTCCTGGTTGTTCATTCAGCAAAAGGATTTTAATAAAGCATTTGTTCAAGAAAAAGCGATCTACAAAAGGGGTAATAAGAATTTACAACGAATCATTCAGCTTGCTGTAATTTCAAGATCAGAAGAAGATCTGGAAACTTCAAAAGAGGTACTGGAATTTATAATTGGAGAAGATCCACCGGGAAATATATTATTACAGGCAAAACAATTATTACTGAATATGAAGGTGCAGACAGCATCTAAAAATGAATATGAGGAGATAGCAAAAGATTTTGACTTGGTGTTGGAAGAGTTTGGTAATGGGGAAGAGACGCTGTCAATACAGATAGATAGAGCAAACTTTATAGCATTTCAACTAGAAAATGTAAAAAAGGCAGAAGACTTACTTTTGGAACTAGCTGCTCGTACAAACTCCAATTATCAATTAGCTTCCGTAAAGATGGCGCTGGCAGATATTCTGGTAATAGCACAAAAATTTAATCAGGCGCTTATAAACTATTCCCAAGTTCAAAATTTAGTAAAGAATGATGAGTTGGCACAAGAAGCAAGATATAAAGTGGCTAAAACCAGTTATTATAAAGGAGATTTTGAATGGGCCAAATCTCAGTTAGATGTGCTTAAGGCTTCATCTACTCAGCTAATAGCCAACAACGCGCTAGAGCTTAGTTTATTAATTCAAGAGAATTCTTTAGAAGATTCTACTCAAACGGCGCTCAAATTATATGCGCATGCAGATCTTTTGATCTTTCAGAATAAAAAAGAAGCAGCAATTAAGATCTTGGAAGAGCTGTTGCAGCAACATAAAGGAGATAAGATAGAAGATGAAGCCCTTTTAAAACAAGCAGCGCTTTATGTGGAGCTTCAACAATATGAAAAGGCAGAAACTAATTACCTAAAGATACTTGAATATTATCCAGATGACATTTTAGGAGATAATGCTACCTATCTTCTGGCAGATCTTTATAATGGGCCTCTTGGTAAACCAGAAAAAGCAAAGGATTTTTATGAGCAAATCATCTTTAATTACGCTGATAGTATTTACTTTGTAGACGCTAGAAATAAGTACCGAAGTTTGCGAGGAGATCTTCCAGACTAG
- the serS gene encoding serine--tRNA ligase, whose product MLQVSNIRAHKEAYIQALKKRNFEAESIFNDVLKLDETRRSSQTKLDETLAEANQLSKEIGLLFKTGEHQKANLLKQKSAQLKEASKSHSDELGDAVKQLEKLLYTIPNIPHDSVPAGVSEDDNEEIFKAGDIPVLAEGSQPHWELAKKYDIIDFELGNKVTGAGFPIYKGKGARLQRALISYFLDKAADSGYKEYQLPLMVNEASGYGTGQLPDKEGQMYHVTEDDLYLIPTAEVPLTNMFRDEMLSENDLPLACTGYTPCFRREAGSYGAHVRGLNRLHQFDKVELVRVEKPENSFAALDTMVDHVKGLLEDLKLPYRILKLCGGDLGFTSSLTYDFEVFSTAQDRWLEISSVSNFETFQTNRLKLRYKDKDGNKQLLHTLNGSALALPRVLAGILENYQTADGIKIPEALVPYTGFDIID is encoded by the coding sequence ATGTTACAAGTAAGCAATATTAGAGCGCATAAAGAGGCGTACATTCAAGCCTTGAAAAAGAGAAATTTTGAAGCAGAAAGCATCTTCAACGATGTTTTAAAACTTGATGAAACTCGACGCTCGTCCCAAACAAAATTAGACGAAACTTTGGCCGAAGCAAATCAGCTTTCAAAAGAGATAGGTTTGCTGTTTAAAACAGGAGAGCATCAAAAAGCGAATTTGCTTAAGCAAAAATCTGCTCAACTAAAAGAAGCTTCCAAAAGTCATTCTGATGAACTGGGTGATGCTGTAAAGCAATTAGAGAAATTACTATATACCATTCCTAACATTCCTCATGATTCTGTGCCTGCGGGAGTTTCAGAAGATGATAATGAAGAGATATTTAAAGCTGGAGATATTCCTGTGTTGGCAGAAGGATCCCAACCTCACTGGGAACTTGCGAAAAAATATGATATTATAGATTTTGAACTTGGTAATAAAGTTACCGGGGCAGGATTCCCTATTTATAAAGGAAAAGGTGCACGTTTACAGCGAGCACTTATTTCTTATTTTCTAGATAAAGCAGCAGATTCTGGATATAAAGAATATCAGTTGCCGCTTATGGTTAATGAAGCATCAGGATATGGAACCGGGCAATTGCCAGATAAAGAAGGACAAATGTATCATGTTACGGAAGATGATCTTTATTTGATCCCTACAGCAGAAGTGCCGCTTACCAATATGTTTAGAGATGAGATGTTATCTGAAAATGACTTGCCATTAGCTTGTACAGGATATACACCTTGTTTTAGAAGAGAAGCAGGATCTTACGGTGCACATGTACGTGGCTTGAACCGTTTACATCAGTTTGATAAAGTAGAATTGGTGCGAGTGGAAAAGCCCGAAAATTCTTTTGCGGCTTTAGATACTATGGTAGACCATGTAAAAGGACTTTTGGAAGATCTAAAGTTGCCTTATAGAATTTTAAAATTATGTGGAGGCGATCTTGGATTTACTTCTTCCCTTACGTATGATTTTGAAGTATTTTCTACAGCGCAAGACAGGTGGTTAGAAATTAGTTCTGTTTCTAATTTTGAAACCTTTCAAACCAACAGGTTGAAATTGAGATACAAAGATAAAGATGGTAATAAGCAATTATTACATACGCTTAATGGGAGTGCGCTTGCATTGCCAAGAGTATTAGCCGGGATCTTGGAGAATTATCAAACCGCAGACGGAATCAAAATTCCGGAAGCTTTGGTGCCTTACACAGGTTTCGATATTATAGATTAA
- a CDS encoding HTTM domain-containing protein translates to MLNRWLFTQIDNSALVVFRIIFGLLLALQAFSDVALGWVRRSLIAPQETFNFIGFEFLQPLPGDGMIYYYLIMGLFGLLVMVGYKYRFSIIAFTIMWSGVYLMQKTSYNNHYYLLMLLGIIMTFLPANRYASIDAWKNPKLRAISMPRWVWLVIVLQLWIVYTYASVAKLYLGWFDGSFFNILLRSKQHYWMVGEFLQEKWVHTTMAWFGFLFDLTTIPLFLNRKTRIPAFIAAIFFHLFNSFIFHIGIFPYLSLAFALFFFSSEKINKNILRGKKKFYTGNEIKVPAYRNLIVVVLGIWFILQIGLPLRHWFFKDDVLWTEEGHRLSWRMMLRAKSGRSTFKVVERGTRDTIIVQKTDYLTPKQNRAINSKPDLIWQFAQRLKREYAKKGKDVQVFADARVSVNGQGYHPFTDPKVDLANEPWYHFKHNDWILPSQFE, encoded by the coding sequence ATGCTGAATAGGTGGCTCTTTACCCAAATTGATAATAGTGCCCTGGTGGTATTTCGTATTATTTTTGGATTATTGCTTGCGCTTCAGGCATTTTCAGATGTAGCCTTGGGATGGGTTCGGAGAAGTTTAATAGCGCCTCAAGAAACATTTAATTTTATTGGATTTGAATTTCTGCAGCCACTTCCAGGTGATGGAATGATCTATTACTACTTAATAATGGGGCTTTTTGGTCTTCTTGTTATGGTGGGCTATAAATATAGATTTAGCATAATTGCCTTTACAATTATGTGGTCTGGAGTTTATCTTATGCAAAAGACTTCATATAATAATCATTACTATTTGCTGATGCTCTTAGGGATTATTATGACTTTTTTACCTGCAAATAGATATGCTTCTATAGATGCGTGGAAAAACCCAAAGTTAAGAGCTATCTCAATGCCTCGTTGGGTTTGGTTGGTAATTGTTCTGCAATTATGGATTGTATATACGTATGCCTCTGTGGCAAAGTTATACCTAGGTTGGTTTGATGGCTCTTTCTTTAATATCCTTCTTAGGTCCAAACAACATTATTGGATGGTTGGAGAATTTCTGCAGGAGAAATGGGTCCATACAACAATGGCTTGGTTTGGGTTTTTATTTGATCTTACTACCATTCCATTGTTCTTAAATAGGAAAACTAGAATTCCTGCATTTATTGCTGCAATCTTTTTTCATCTCTTTAATAGCTTTATTTTTCATATTGGTATATTTCCATACTTATCATTAGCCTTTGCGCTTTTCTTTTTCTCTTCAGAAAAGATCAATAAGAACATTTTACGTGGAAAGAAGAAATTTTATACGGGTAATGAAATCAAAGTTCCTGCATATAGGAATCTAATTGTAGTAGTTCTTGGAATTTGGTTCATACTTCAAATAGGTTTACCATTAAGACACTGGTTTTTTAAAGATGATGTGCTCTGGACGGAGGAAGGACACAGATTGAGCTGGAGAATGATGCTACGAGCAAAGTCTGGCCGTAGTACTTTTAAGGTGGTAGAAAGAGGAACACGAGATACTATAATCGTTCAAAAGACAGATTATTTAACTCCCAAACAAAACAGAGCTATAAACTCTAAGCCAGATCTTATTTGGCAGTTTGCGCAACGCTTAAAGCGAGAATATGCTAAAAAGGGCAAAGATGTACAGGTGTTTGCAGATGCAAGGGTTAGTGTGAATGGGCAAGGCTACCATCCATTTACAGACCCTAAAGTAGATCTTGCCAACGAGCCATGGTATCATTTCAAACACAATGATTGGATTTTACCTTCGCAATTTGAATGA
- a CDS encoding bifunctional riboflavin kinase/FAD synthetase, with the protein MKEHKGANAFKSDRPTVITIGTFDGVHAGHQKIIRRLIDTAKVNNMESAILTFFPHPRMVLQKEGELKLINTINERKALLEKAGVDHLIIHPFTMQFSRLSALEFVRDILVNKLNAKKVIIGYDHRFGRNRTADIADLREFGKQFDFEVEEIGQEDIEDVAVSSTKIRKALLEGRVEKANNYLLHPFAITGKIVRGKGLGKEFGYPTANLKVEEEYKLIPKNGVYVVRCLIDGYSYYGMMNIGTNPTVGGTHQTIETFFFNLDKDLYGKVLTIEMLSWIRDEKKFESVSALKLAMRQDEAFSKVYIKDNYAE; encoded by the coding sequence TTGAAAGAACATAAAGGAGCAAATGCTTTTAAAAGCGATAGACCTACAGTAATTACTATAGGAACTTTTGACGGGGTGCACGCCGGCCATCAAAAAATAATTAGGCGTCTTATAGACACCGCGAAAGTTAATAATATGGAAAGTGCTATTCTTACATTCTTTCCACACCCCAGGATGGTGCTTCAAAAAGAGGGTGAGTTAAAACTTATTAATACTATAAACGAGCGTAAAGCACTTCTAGAAAAAGCAGGGGTAGATCATCTTATCATTCACCCTTTCACTATGCAATTCTCCAGATTAAGCGCCTTAGAATTTGTGAGAGATATTTTGGTAAATAAGCTCAATGCTAAAAAAGTGATCATAGGGTATGACCATAGATTTGGAAGAAATAGAACAGCAGATATTGCAGATCTTCGCGAATTCGGAAAACAATTTGATTTTGAAGTAGAGGAGATCGGGCAGGAAGATATTGAAGATGTGGCTGTAAGTTCTACCAAAATCAGAAAAGCACTATTAGAAGGTAGAGTGGAGAAAGCCAATAATTATTTATTGCATCCATTTGCTATCACAGGGAAAATAGTTAGAGGAAAAGGTTTAGGTAAAGAATTTGGTTATCCTACCGCCAATCTTAAAGTAGAAGAAGAATACAAACTAATTCCTAAAAATGGAGTGTATGTGGTGCGTTGTCTTATAGATGGGTATTCTTACTATGGGATGATGAATATAGGTACCAATCCAACTGTTGGGGGAACTCATCAAACTATTGAAACATTTTTCTTTAATTTAGATAAAGATCTCTATGGAAAAGTGCTTACCATAGAAATGCTATCCTGGATTCGAGATGAGAAAAAATTCGAGTCGGTTTCTGCTTTAAAACTCGCAATGAGACAAGACGAAGCTTTCTCTAAAGTTTATATTAAAGATAACTATGCTGAATAG